Part of the archaeon BMS3Bbin15 genome, GTTATACTTATCCTCTCCTATTCCTGTTTCTTTTTCATGGCAGCTACAAGCTCTTCAAGCTCTTTACTTCCTTTTTTAACCACAACAGCATTTACCTGACTGATTTCTTTCACATAGGTGTTGCTTCTCACTCTTTTTCTTCTTATCAAACCTTTCTCTTTTGGCCTGTAACCTGGACCACGGCGCAGTAGAATCTTTGGTCTTCTCATTCCTGGTAAATCCTTTCTCATAGGAAAGCCATCTTTATCGCTTCCTCCAGTAAGTTTTACTTCATAACCACTGAGTCCCAGAAGGTCACCGCTGAGAGCATCTCCTACCTTTTTGCCAATAATTTTATCCATTTTCTTATCGTCCAGCTCAATTTGATAAGACTTTCCACTATCTGGTTCAGAAAGTACCATTTTTGTCATCACATTCCTCCTTTAAATATTACTCTTTGCCCAGAAGGGCTTACTTTTTCTTTTAATTTTGAGAAACTCCTGAAAAACTTCAGCTTCATCTTCTCTGAGAAACTCTTTATACTTCTGGTTTATTAGTTTTGCCTCGTTTTCATAAATATCTGTAAAAAGTATGTCACCTTCCTTCAGATTCTTACCTACTGTCGCACCTTCTATACTAACAGCAACTTGCATACCTTTTGTTGCCTCACCTATATTCTTATTTCTATCCTGAATGCCTTTTACAACTCCTACTTTTTCATTGTTGATATTTATCAGCCTTACTTTGGGCTTGAGAGTACCTGCAAGGATATCGACACCAACCACAGCCGGTTTGCTTGCTCTGAAAACATAACCTCTGAGCACTTCAATTTTTGCAGGTTTTGTAAGAATATCAAACTCTCTGATTCTCTGGAGTGCCTTTTCCATCTCTACATAGTCCTTATAATCATCAATTAATCTGTAAATTACATCTCTGAGTATAACCTTGATATTCTTTTCCTGACTTCTTTCCTCTGCATTCTTTAACGTCTTCACATTAAAGCCAAGGACAACACCCAGAAAAGGTTCCTCTTCCTTCACAGTCTCTGCTTCAATTATATCCCTCTTTGTGATGTCGCCAACATCAGCATATCTTATGGGGATTTTGGCGTCACTGAATATCTTTACAAGTGCCTCAAGAGAGCCGAGAGTATCAGCTTTAACCACAACACCCTCCTTTTCAGTTTCAACCTTGATACTCTCAATCTCCTTTTCTACCTCTTCCTCAGTCTCCTCAACATTTTCACCTGCCACAACAAGAGGGGAGCCTGCCAGAGCATCTCCCAGATTGGGTGCGGATATCTTCACACCAGCACTTGCATGTATCTCTTTTATATGGTCAAATCTGAATCTGGGGTCTCTTATTTCATCCAGAGGTTTGGGCTTGAGAAGAGACCTCACTCGTGTTGTTATTATCCCCCTTTTTCCTCCAAGCACAATAGTGTCTCCAACTTTTATCTTTCCTTCATATATTATTACATCTATAGTGGTACCAAGTCCAATTTCTTCTTTAACCTCAAGAATTGTTCCATTTGCAGGCTTTTCAGTGTCTATATCAAGCTTTTTGCCAAGGAATCTCTGGGCAAGACCTGTGAGAAGCATTAAAAGCTCAGGAATACCTTCTCCCGTCTTTCCACTCACAGGTACTATGGCTATCTGCTTCCCGAATTTCTTAATTCTGTCGTAGCGTTCACTCTCAAAACTGAGGTCATAGAGCTGTCCCACAATATTATAAATCTTATTTTCAAGAATCTGCTGAACCTTCTTGTTCTGCTTTGAAAAGCTGTGGGCGAATGGGTAGTTTTCATAGGTTACCCATTGAGGTGTTTTATCTATCTTGTTGGCAGCGACAAGGAAGGGAGTTTTGTAAGTTTTCAAAATTTCTATGGATTCCAGTGTCTGGGGTTTGAAACCTTCGTTAATATCAACCACAAGGATTGCAAAGTCTGACAGAGCACCCCCTCGCTTTCTGAGAGTTGTGAAAGCTTCGTGCCCTGGTGTGTCTATAAAGAGAAGTCCCGGTATTGTAAGGTCCAGGTTTAGCTGCTTTACCAGGCCACCACATATGTCTTTTATAGTCTCAAGTGGAATTTCGGTAGCACCAATATGTTGGGTTATGCCACCAGCCTCTTTATTTGCTACAGCCGAACCTCTTATTCTATCCAGAAGGGTGGTTTTTCCATGGTCTACATGACCGAGAACAGCTACTATGGGCTGACGTATCATAATATCTCTAAAAAGTTTAGCAAACTATAAAAATTATTCGTAGATAAGAGCAGGAAGTTAAAGGTGCATGTGAAACCTGCTGCTAATTGATTGGTTAAAAATGCCTTTTATAATAATTATGGTAGTCTGTATTTTTCCAGCTCTTCTTCAATTATTTTCTTTACTTCAGGTACTGCTGCTTTCATTAAATTGTAATTTTCCATAATTGTGTCTCTTAGAGCAGTGTTTAGAAGTGTAATGCCCTCAATGGTGGCTACATCTGGAGAAACGTTGGAGAAGGGTGATAAGTCTGCCACAATAAGGGAAGAGGCGCTATCAACGAGAGCTAGAGTTACCCTGAAGTGAGAGGCAAGAGTTGCACATATTAAAAGGTCAGAATGAGATATGACCTCTTTTCTATCTGAATAATCTATAATTTTGCCGTCAGTCTCTTCTGCAGCATAACTGGCAATATCTCTGTCTCTATATGTTATATATATCTCTCCATCAATAGCTCTGGCAAGTCTTATTCCACTGAGACCAGCTCCCAGCAGGACGACTTTTTTTATATTTCTATTCTCAAGAAGCTCAAGAGCCATATTAACAGGGGCATAGCTCCCTTCGATTTCCGTTTCCATTTTAGCTTTTTTATATGCTTCAAGAGCACCTTCAAAAATTTCTCTCAATTCTTCTGCTTTTCTGTATTTATCTGCTCTATTCAGAGAAGACCTTACCAGCCAGGGAAGGTAAGTCTCTCCTAAAACACGTGATTCAATCTTTGACGTAAGGCTGAAGAGATGCTCTGCAGCTTCCCTACCCTTTGTAACAGAGAAGAGCTTTTTAAGTTCTTCATCAGAAAAACCGCTTTTCTCAGAGAAAAAATTAAATAGAATCCTATCAGCGTCTTTTGAAGTTGAATAAATTTCAATTCTTGTACCACTCTGTAGAAGTACAGCATTTTTTAGAGGTACCTCTCTGTAAAACTCATCCTGAGAAGAAAATTTTAATTTTTCAAAATTCGAATAGCTGGTTTTGAGATGATGAAAGGTTATGGCATATAGCATTTTAATCC contains:
- a CDS encoding 30S ribosomal protein S6e, producing MTKMVLSEPDSGKSYQIELDDKKMDKIIGKKVGDALSGDLLGLSGYEVKLTGGSDKDGFPMRKDLPGMRRPKILLRRGPGYRPKEKGLIRRKRVRSNTYVKEISQVNAVVVKKGSKELEELVAAMKKKQE
- the hemA_2 gene encoding glutamyl-tRNA reductase, producing MLYAITFHHLKTSYSNFEKLKFSSQDEFYREVPLKNAVLLQSGTRIEIYSTSKDADRILFNFFSEKSGFSDEELKKLFSVTKGREAAEHLFSLTSKIESRVLGETYLPWLVRSSLNRADKYRKAEELREIFEGALEAYKKAKMETEIEGSYAPVNMALELLENRNIKKVVLLGAGLSGIRLARAIDGEIYITYRDRDIASYAAEETDGKIIDYSDRKEVISHSDLLICATLASHFRVTLALVDSASSLIVADLSPFSNVSPDVATIEGITLLNTALRDTIMENYNLMKAAVPEVKKIIEEELEKYRLP
- the infB gene encoding translation initiation factor IF-2; the encoded protein is MIRQPIVAVLGHVDHGKTTLLDRIRGSAVANKEAGGITQHIGATEIPLETIKDICGGLVKQLNLDLTIPGLLFIDTPGHEAFTTLRKRGGALSDFAILVVDINEGFKPQTLESIEILKTYKTPFLVAANKIDKTPQWVTYENYPFAHSFSKQNKKVQQILENKIYNIVGQLYDLSFESERYDRIKKFGKQIAIVPVSGKTGEGIPELLMLLTGLAQRFLGKKLDIDTEKPANGTILEVKEEIGLGTTIDVIIYEGKIKVGDTIVLGGKRGIITTRVRSLLKPKPLDEIRDPRFRFDHIKEIHASAGVKISAPNLGDALAGSPLVVAGENVEETEEEVEKEIESIKVETEKEGVVVKADTLGSLEALVKIFSDAKIPIRYADVGDITKRDIIEAETVKEEEPFLGVVLGFNVKTLKNAEERSQEKNIKVILRDVIYRLIDDYKDYVEMEKALQRIREFDILTKPAKIEVLRGYVFRASKPAVVGVDILAGTLKPKVRLININNEKVGVVKGIQDRNKNIGEATKGMQVAVSIEGATVGKNLKEGDILFTDIYENEAKLINQKYKEFLREDEAEVFQEFLKIKRKSKPFWAKSNI